CTTCTTGGTTCATTGGTTTCATCAATACCTTTCGGCTATTATTGATAAAAGATACTGCATCATTCACCGAAGCAATGAACTCGGTAATGTTATGGTCCATTTTTTTATGGATGCCTTTTTCAACTTTCCGAAAAGGGTTGACAAACTTCGCATTATTCAATGCCTTGTTAAATGGCATTATAAAGAACAAATAGCTTTGGTGTTTTAAGTAATCCCTTCCCTTAAAATAGTTATAAGTGGCCCGTTCCAAAAAGGAATTGTTGGGTAATTCGTTAGCATCATAATGTGCCTTCTGATACACATCTTGTTTATGGATTACTGTACTTGTTGGCAAGGATTTAAAAGCCTGAAACCATGCTCCGTGTATGTCTTCAAAATCTTTTTCAGACAAGGAGTAGATTTCAGGCAGATCCCCCTTAAAACATAATACCACATTACCATTATTGGCAAACACCAAATGATTCTGAATATCTAATATAGGATGGTATGCAGATAGATTAATCTTCATAATACAGGCGGTTAATTCTTTTATTACTTATGGCTAATGGAAATACCTTTTTGAAGTGTAGCAATGCAGGGTGCTTGGTAAGATGTGTCAGTACTATATAAAGCGTTGCATTTAACACGAACACCGAAATGATCACTGCAAAACTGAACGAAAAGATGATGAACAATAATGACCCTATTACAGAGATCATCATGATGGCGAACAATGAAATGGGTAATCCCATTATCATTGCACGCTTTCGTATGTTTTTATAGACTTCGTAACGTTTCATACTTACACTACGATTCCTATTAAATATGTAAAAATACCTACCACTGCTCCAGCTATAAGTACAAAAACCAATACACGCGTAATCCCTTTTTTAAGGTCAGCATTTTCTCCAAAGAAATGCCCTGCATTAAACAGGAAACCAACTAAAAAGATAACACCCAATAGAATTGGAAATATGGAACGAATGGTGTCCGAAATATCGTCTACCGAATCTTCAATACCACCAATTTGTGCAAAAATGGTGTTTGAAATTAGAAGCAAAAGTGTCGTGAGATACAGTGATTTTTTCATAATGAAATAGATTTAAAATTTACTTGATTTTACTTTTGGAAAATTACTGTATATTGTACTTCAAATTATTAATAATCAGATATTTGTGAATAAAATAAATATTGATTTTGATTGTGTTTTTTTGATGTGAATTGGCATCAAATTGTATGAGAAATTGAAGCGACTATGTTGATAACTGAAAAACTTTTAAGACGTCGAAAACTGAAAAACGTCGTTTTTGTGATTCTACTACTAAAAATGTGTTTGTTTTTTGGTCAGAAAAAAGTGGTTGTGATTGATGTTGGACATGGTGGAAATGACACTGGTGCCATTGGTATAAACGATATAAAAGAAAAGGATGTGGTTTTAGAAATTGCCAAGCAAATTATTCAGCTTAACAAAACTGTTTTACGCAATGAGCTCGATATCTATTTAACCAGATATACTGACACCTTAATTTCTTTGGGTGATAGAACCCATTTGGCTAAAGCTTTAGATGCTGATGTGTTCGTATCATTACACTGCAATGCTTCGCCAGTTGTATCAAAAGGTATTGAAGTTTATGTACACCGTTCAGATAGAGAACATACCAAAGCCTCAATTGGTTTAGGATTGTCAATTTTAAATGAAACCACAGAAAAGTTGGGTTTTAAGAAGAGAGGCGTCAAGTTTGCCAATTTTCAGGTATTGCGTGAAGCCGAAAATCATCCTGCTGTTCTTATAGAAATGGGATTTATGACAAATGCTGATGAAGCCGACTACCTTAATAAACCAAAAAACATAAGAGCGATGGCGCTCTCCGTACTAATGGGAATTATAAATTATTTAAAACTGGAACTATGAAGGATTTTTTTGTTCAAATAGTCAAAATTTTAAAGAAAGTACTTTACAAAATATTCATGGGACTTTTTAAAATATAAGAACACATTCGCTAAAGAAGTGGATTACTCCCCAATATTTCATTCGTTCTTTTCATATCAACAAAAACACTATTACCATGAAGTATATATTTATCTAATAAATCTTTACTAACCTTTATTTGAGATAATAAAAGG
The sequence above is a segment of the Tenacibaculum sp. 190130A14a genome. Coding sequences within it:
- a CDS encoding N-acetylmuramoyl-L-alanine amidase — encoded protein: MILLLKMCLFFGQKKVVVIDVGHGGNDTGAIGINDIKEKDVVLEIAKQIIQLNKTVLRNELDIYLTRYTDTLISLGDRTHLAKALDADVFVSLHCNASPVVSKGIEVYVHRSDREHTKASIGLGLSILNETTEKLGFKKRGVKFANFQVLREAENHPAVLIEMGFMTNADEADYLNKPKNIRAMALSVLMGIINYLKLEL